Proteins from a single region of Sinorhizobium alkalisoli:
- a CDS encoding efflux RND transporter permease subunit, producing the protein MRLAHFFVDRPIFASVLSIVLLIVGGIAYFQLPVAQYPEIAPPTIVVRASYPGADAETVANTVATPLEQQINGVEDMLYMSSYSTADGSMALTITFKLGADLDQAQVLVQNRVAIAEPRLPEDVRRIGVTTSKSSPDLMMVVHLLSPNDRYDQLYVSNYARTRIRDLLVRLDGVGDVTLFGEREYALRVWLDPQKLSAYGMTAGDVVEALRQQNVQVSGGAIGGPPMSGDAAFQYTVTTDGRFSDARQFRYVIVKATEDGRLVQLQDVARVELGAREYVTNSYLNGSPAVALGIFSRPGTNALAAADAIQATMADLSRDFPEGLEYRIIYNPTEFISESIDEVYKTIGEAVVLVALVVVVFLQSWRTAIIPIVAIPVSLIGTFAVLFAFGFSLNMLTLFGLVLAIGIVVDDAIVVVENVERNLARGMTPREAAHVTMDEVGAAVIAISLVLTAVFVPTAFIPGISGQFYLQFAVTIAVATVISAFNSLTLSPALAAILLRPHDDQAQESRNPLSRFGRRLADGFNTGFDRMADGYAWVVRRLVGTGLAIAAVLLVFVGLLGATWYMAQVVPRGFIPTMDQGYAIVVIQLPEGASLERTDAVVQRASAMIRDVPGVRDAVAFAGFNGSTFTNASNSGVIFTPFESFEERLEHGQSADRVIGQIFGAMQSVQEAFIIAVPPPSVRGIGNSGGFKMQIMDRQNADMRRALALAYQMMGAASQTEGLTGVFTTFSASSPQFFLAIDRDKARALNVPIPNIFETLSINLGASYVNDFNAFGRVYQVRAQADQQYRMERDDILALKVRSASGALVPLGTLVEIRDTSGPALVQRYNMYVSVPVQGNPAPGVSTGAALDKMEALAAEILPQGTTFEWTELAFQERQTGNTAVFIFALSVIFVFLALAAQYESWVLPLAIILIVPLAVLAALVGVSLRGMDNNVLTQIGLIVLIGLAAKNAILIVEFARQGEEEGLTPIEAAIEASRLRLRPILMTAFAFILGVVPLVIATGPGAEMRQSLGTAVFSGMLGVTFLGLFLTPVFYVALRSMRRKRAPSAAPAPAPGE; encoded by the coding sequence ATGAGATTAGCGCACTTCTTCGTCGACCGGCCGATCTTCGCCTCGGTGCTGTCGATTGTGCTTCTGATCGTCGGCGGCATCGCGTATTTCCAGCTTCCGGTCGCACAATATCCGGAAATCGCACCGCCCACCATCGTCGTCAGGGCCTCCTATCCCGGGGCGGATGCTGAGACCGTCGCCAATACGGTCGCGACACCGCTCGAGCAGCAGATCAACGGCGTCGAGGACATGCTCTACATGTCGTCCTATTCGACGGCGGACGGCTCGATGGCGCTGACGATCACCTTCAAGCTCGGCGCGGATCTCGATCAGGCGCAGGTGCTGGTGCAGAACCGCGTCGCCATTGCCGAACCGCGATTGCCCGAGGACGTGCGGCGCATCGGCGTCACCACCTCAAAGAGCTCGCCGGACCTGATGATGGTGGTCCACCTGCTGTCGCCGAACGACCGCTACGACCAGCTCTATGTCTCCAACTACGCGCGCACGCGCATTCGCGACTTGCTAGTGCGGCTGGACGGGGTGGGCGACGTCACGCTCTTCGGTGAGCGCGAATATGCACTGCGCGTCTGGCTCGACCCGCAGAAGCTCTCGGCCTACGGCATGACCGCAGGCGATGTCGTCGAGGCGCTGCGCCAGCAGAACGTGCAGGTCTCGGGCGGCGCGATCGGCGGCCCGCCGATGTCGGGCGACGCCGCCTTCCAATATACGGTGACGACGGACGGCCGCTTCAGCGACGCCCGCCAGTTCCGCTATGTGATCGTCAAGGCGACGGAGGACGGCAGGCTGGTGCAGTTGCAGGACGTTGCACGCGTCGAACTCGGCGCGCGCGAATACGTCACCAACAGCTACCTGAACGGCAGCCCCGCCGTCGCACTCGGGATCTTCTCGCGTCCAGGCACCAATGCGCTGGCCGCGGCGGACGCGATTCAGGCGACGATGGCGGATCTTTCACGGGACTTTCCAGAGGGACTGGAATACCGGATCATCTACAACCCGACGGAGTTCATCTCGGAATCGATCGACGAGGTCTACAAGACAATCGGCGAGGCGGTGGTTCTCGTCGCCTTGGTGGTTGTCGTCTTCCTCCAGTCCTGGCGCACGGCGATCATTCCGATCGTCGCCATTCCCGTTTCGCTGATCGGCACCTTCGCCGTGCTTTTCGCCTTCGGCTTTTCGCTGAACATGCTGACGCTTTTCGGCCTGGTGCTGGCAATCGGCATCGTGGTCGACGATGCGATCGTCGTGGTCGAGAATGTCGAGCGGAATCTCGCGCGGGGCATGACGCCGCGCGAGGCAGCCCATGTTACGATGGACGAGGTGGGTGCGGCCGTCATCGCGATCTCGCTGGTACTAACCGCGGTCTTCGTGCCGACCGCCTTCATCCCCGGCATTTCCGGCCAGTTCTACCTGCAGTTCGCCGTCACGATCGCTGTTGCGACCGTGATCTCGGCGTTCAATTCGCTGACCTTGTCGCCGGCGCTTGCGGCCATTCTCCTGCGCCCCCATGACGATCAGGCGCAGGAAAGCCGCAATCCGCTGAGCCGCTTCGGTCGAAGGCTCGCCGATGGCTTCAATACCGGTTTCGACCGTATGGCGGACGGCTATGCCTGGGTGGTGCGCCGGCTGGTCGGGACAGGGCTCGCGATTGCCGCTGTGCTCTTGGTCTTCGTCGGCCTGCTCGGCGCCACCTGGTACATGGCGCAGGTCGTGCCGCGCGGATTCATCCCGACGATGGACCAAGGCTATGCCATCGTCGTCATCCAGCTCCCCGAGGGTGCCTCGCTCGAGCGAACCGACGCCGTTGTCCAGCGTGCGTCGGCGATGATACGGGACGTGCCGGGCGTCAGGGACGCAGTGGCCTTTGCCGGCTTCAATGGATCGACCTTCACGAACGCCAGCAATTCCGGCGTGATCTTCACGCCGTTCGAAAGCTTTGAGGAGCGGCTCGAACATGGGCAAAGTGCCGACCGGGTCATCGGCCAGATCTTCGGCGCGATGCAAAGCGTACAGGAGGCCTTCATCATCGCCGTGCCGCCGCCGTCCGTGCGCGGCATCGGCAATTCCGGCGGCTTCAAAATGCAGATCATGGACCGCCAGAACGCCGACATGCGGCGCGCACTGGCTCTTGCCTATCAGATGATGGGGGCCGCCAGCCAGACCGAGGGCCTGACAGGCGTCTTCACCACCTTCTCCGCCTCGAGCCCGCAATTCTTCCTGGCGATCGACCGTGACAAGGCGCGGGCGCTGAACGTGCCGATTCCCAACATCTTCGAAACGCTGTCGATCAATCTGGGCGCATCCTATGTGAACGATTTCAACGCCTTCGGCCGGGTCTACCAGGTCCGTGCCCAGGCCGATCAGCAATACCGCATGGAGCGGGACGACATCCTGGCACTCAAGGTGCGCTCCGCCTCCGGCGCGCTGGTTCCGCTCGGAACACTGGTCGAGATCCGCGACACAAGCGGGCCCGCTCTCGTCCAGCGCTACAACATGTATGTATCCGTGCCGGTCCAGGGCAACCCGGCGCCGGGTGTCTCGACCGGTGCCGCGCTCGACAAGATGGAGGCGCTTGCAGCTGAGATCCTGCCGCAGGGCACGACCTTCGAATGGACCGAGCTTGCCTTCCAGGAGCGACAGACCGGCAACACGGCCGTCTTCATCTTCGCGCTCTCGGTGATTTTCGTCTTTCTGGCGCTCGCGGCGCAATATGAGAGCTGGGTCCTGCCGCTGGCGATCATCCTGATCGTGCCGCTCGCTGTTCTCGCCGCTCTCGTCGGAGTCTCGCTTCGTGGCATGGACAATAATGTGCTGACGCAGATCGGCCTCATCGTGCTTATCGGCCTTGCCGCCAAGAACGCAATCCTCATCGTCGAATTCGCGCGCCAGGGCGAGGAGGAGGGTCTCACGCCGATCGAGGCGGCGATCGAGGCGAGCCGGCTGAGATTGCGCCCGATCCTGATGACGGCCTTTGCATTCATTCTCGGCGTCGTGCCGCTGGTGATCGCGACCGGGCCCGGCGCGGAGATGCGCCAGTCGCTCGGAACCGCGGTCTTTTCCGGCATGCTCGGCGTCACCTTCCTCGGCCTGTTCCTGACGCCGGTCTTTTATGTGGCGCTGCGGTCGATGCGCAGGAAGCGCGCGCCCTCGGCGGCGCCGGCGCCGGCACCTGGGGAATGA
- a CDS encoding efflux RND transporter periplasmic adaptor subunit, with product MLRKWRLPAIVGLSISFLIAGSAGAQDAQLPTVTVAKPVVRDVIDADEFIGRFEAVDEVSVRSRVGGYLDRVFFTDGAMVKQGDKLFMIDQRPFTMALSQAEATLTSAESTLAYAEAQFKRTESLAGTGTLSVSKLDDDRRALLAAQANVRGAQAAVDRARLDLEYTTITAPITGRVDRRLLSPGNLVQADQTVLTTIVSLDPIDFYFDVDERRVLAYARTARERGSALQEGAGSLSVLVTIADANEAPFEGNLDFSENRVDNQTGTMRLRARFSNPSLILQPGLFGRVEVEGSDTYQAILIPDEAIAADQNERVVYVVGEDGSVTTKPVRLGPRLHGYRVIRSGMTGNETIVVNGLMRVRPGVKVKPELIELPQESAQSAEAQQ from the coding sequence ATGTTGCGAAAATGGCGCCTGCCGGCGATCGTCGGCCTTTCCATCTCCTTTCTCATCGCGGGATCCGCAGGCGCGCAAGATGCGCAACTGCCGACGGTGACGGTCGCCAAGCCCGTGGTGCGCGACGTCATCGACGCGGACGAGTTCATCGGCCGCTTCGAGGCGGTCGACGAGGTTTCGGTCCGCTCTCGCGTCGGCGGCTATCTCGATCGGGTTTTCTTCACCGACGGTGCGATGGTGAAGCAGGGCGACAAGCTCTTCATGATCGACCAGCGCCCGTTCACCATGGCGCTTTCGCAGGCGGAGGCGACGCTCACCTCGGCGGAGTCGACGCTCGCCTACGCCGAAGCCCAGTTCAAACGGACGGAATCGCTTGCCGGCACCGGCACGCTCTCTGTCTCCAAGCTTGACGATGACCGCCGCGCGCTGCTCGCTGCGCAGGCCAATGTCCGCGGAGCACAGGCCGCAGTGGATCGGGCCCGGCTCGATCTGGAATATACGACGATCACCGCGCCCATCACCGGCCGCGTCGACCGGCGGCTGCTTTCGCCGGGCAATCTCGTTCAGGCGGATCAGACGGTGCTGACGACCATAGTCTCGCTCGATCCGATCGATTTTTATTTCGACGTCGACGAGCGCCGGGTGCTGGCCTATGCCCGCACCGCCCGCGAGCGGGGCAGTGCGCTGCAGGAGGGGGCCGGATCGCTCTCGGTCCTGGTGACGATCGCAGACGCCAACGAGGCGCCCTTCGAAGGCAACCTCGACTTCTCGGAAAACCGGGTGGACAACCAGACGGGCACTATGCGCCTGCGCGCGCGGTTCTCCAACCCGAGTCTCATTCTCCAGCCGGGCCTGTTCGGACGCGTGGAGGTCGAGGGTTCCGACACCTATCAGGCGATCCTCATCCCGGATGAAGCGATCGCCGCCGACCAGAACGAAAGGGTCGTCTATGTCGTCGGCGAGGACGGTAGCGTCACCACAAAGCCGGTGCGCCTTGGTCCGCGGCTGCACGGCTACCGCGTCATCCGCAGCGGCATGACGGGTAACGAAACGATCGTGGTCAACGGGCTCATGCGGGTGCGCCCCGGGGTCAAGGTGAAGCCGGAGCTCATCGAGCTGCCGCAGGAGTCGGCGCAATCGGCGGAGGCTCAGCAATGA
- a CDS encoding TIGR00282 family metallophosphoesterase encodes MRLLFLGDLVGKTGRTAVWERLPGLIGDLKLDFVVVNGENAAGGFGITEEIFLETINAGADVVTTGNHVWDQKEAVVFCERHDQFLRPANYPAGTPGRGSNLYFARNGARVLVANVMGRVFMHPELDDPFTCAEAILEACPLGEQADAVVFDFHAEATSEKQCFGHFVDGRASLVVGTHTHVPTADHQILNGGTGYISDAGMCGDYDSSLGMDKEEPLNRFISKMPKGRFEAASGPATICGVGIEISDRTGLAEKIAPLRLGPRLGETIPEFWL; translated from the coding sequence ATGCGACTTCTGTTTCTGGGAGATCTGGTAGGCAAGACGGGCCGCACGGCGGTCTGGGAGCGCCTCCCGGGGCTGATCGGCGACCTGAAACTCGATTTCGTGGTCGTCAATGGCGAGAACGCCGCCGGCGGTTTCGGTATCACCGAGGAGATCTTCCTGGAGACGATCAATGCCGGCGCCGATGTGGTGACGACCGGCAACCATGTCTGGGACCAGAAGGAGGCGGTGGTTTTCTGCGAGCGGCATGACCAGTTCCTGCGCCCGGCGAACTACCCGGCCGGCACGCCCGGACGTGGCTCCAATCTCTATTTCGCCCGCAACGGTGCCCGCGTGCTCGTCGCCAATGTAATGGGCCGGGTGTTCATGCATCCTGAACTAGACGACCCCTTCACTTGCGCCGAGGCGATCCTCGAGGCTTGCCCGCTCGGCGAGCAGGCCGATGCCGTCGTTTTTGATTTCCACGCCGAAGCGACGAGTGAGAAACAATGTTTCGGCCACTTCGTCGACGGTCGCGCCAGCCTCGTCGTCGGCACGCACACCCATGTGCCGACCGCCGACCATCAGATACTCAATGGCGGCACCGGCTATATCAGCGATGCCGGCATGTGCGGCGACTACGATTCCTCGCTCGGCATGGATAAGGAGGAGCCGCTCAATCGCTTCATCTCGAAGATGCCCAAGGGCCGCTTCGAGGCGGCCTCCGGTCCCGCCACCATCTGCGGCGTCGGTATCGAGATTTCCGACCGCACGGGCCTCGCCGAAAAGATTGCACCGCTGAGGCTGGGGCCGAGGCTCGGCGAGACGATTCCCGAGTTCTGGTTATAG